The following coding sequences are from one Methanosarcina sp. WWM596 window:
- a CDS encoding hydantoinase/oxoprolinase N-terminal domain-containing protein produces MHFSLGIDAGGTYTDAVIIRDSDGKVVESSKALTTYPDPLPGMKNAIDQLDSSYLKDIKLVSVSTTLSTNTILENTGFPVGLIMVGDYVIPENLPTDYWVAVSGGHNSDGEELKALDLGLVEDFALKVQDKVSAFAVSSYFSNRNPEHEFAVKKAVKELTGHPVVCGHELSQDLGAYERAITAFLNAQLIPITHKFIQSIIKEFESRRISTNMLMLKCDGSVVGIEEALEKPIETIFSGPAASLVGASHLSRLETCAMIDVGGTSTDVAMMQNGLPQLSSSGAVVGGWQTRVKAIRMETSATGGDSHIWLKGDRLNLGPRRVIPLCRASVIYPEFREKLKHNRVSKGYLCENIQVTKFFVRTDFKPIELKAREKEIYRHIGKEPVSFGDLLIALKKRPSPSILDSLIQKRLIQAIGFTPTDALHVLGEYTEWDVEAARIGAYILGRSLKLSPEAFSAEVKRRVARNIAEDLIAYLIEGMPRNEIYRVLMGKNFTRFSVEIPVVLLGGPVGAYVEDLRKLINAEFIVPEHADVGNAVGALVGKGIKRVEILIKTRLVPKSREEKTEDEGEYDTTPENEVIESTLQQEKKKEFIVFSPSERKKFDIYSAALEYAEKLGRQLVMDYMVSAGLEKEDIKIDVSRKHLAPTGWTDVPMETKLIYVGVGVPKNTHAV; encoded by the coding sequence ATGCACTTCAGTCTTGGAATCGACGCAGGAGGCACCTATACTGATGCCGTAATCATAAGAGATTCTGATGGAAAAGTAGTTGAGTCGAGCAAAGCCCTGACTACCTACCCCGACCCCCTGCCAGGAATGAAAAATGCAATTGACCAACTGGACTCCAGCTATCTTAAGGATATAAAGCTCGTATCCGTGTCCACCACTCTGTCCACAAATACGATTCTGGAGAACACCGGATTTCCGGTAGGGCTGATCATGGTCGGAGACTATGTGATCCCGGAAAACCTTCCAACAGACTACTGGGTAGCGGTCTCGGGCGGGCATAACAGCGACGGAGAAGAACTAAAGGCCCTGGACCTTGGTTTGGTAGAAGACTTCGCCCTCAAAGTACAGGATAAAGTTTCTGCTTTTGCGGTTTCTTCGTATTTCAGCAACCGAAATCCAGAGCACGAGTTTGCCGTCAAAAAAGCCGTGAAGGAACTTACCGGGCACCCGGTTGTTTGCGGGCATGAGCTGTCCCAGGATCTTGGAGCCTATGAAAGAGCTATAACTGCTTTCCTGAACGCTCAACTAATCCCAATTACCCATAAGTTTATCCAGTCAATAATCAAAGAATTTGAAAGCCGCAGGATCAGCACAAACATGCTGATGCTGAAGTGTGACGGGTCAGTAGTTGGAATAGAAGAGGCTCTGGAAAAACCCATCGAAACTATCTTCTCAGGACCTGCTGCAAGCCTTGTGGGTGCATCTCACCTCAGCAGACTTGAAACATGCGCTATGATTGATGTTGGCGGCACGAGTACGGACGTAGCCATGATGCAAAACGGGCTCCCACAGCTTAGCAGTTCAGGTGCGGTAGTCGGAGGCTGGCAGACCCGCGTAAAAGCTATCCGTATGGAGACCTCGGCAACCGGAGGAGACAGCCACATATGGCTTAAGGGGGACAGGCTCAACTTAGGCCCCCGCCGGGTTATTCCTCTCTGCAGGGCTTCTGTCATATATCCTGAATTCAGGGAGAAACTTAAGCATAACAGGGTATCAAAAGGTTACCTCTGTGAAAACATCCAGGTAACGAAATTTTTTGTCCGTACAGATTTTAAGCCTATTGAACTGAAAGCAAGAGAAAAGGAGATATATAGGCATATAGGGAAAGAGCCTGTTTCCTTCGGAGACCTGCTAATAGCACTGAAAAAACGTCCTTCACCTTCAATTCTCGATTCACTGATACAGAAAAGGCTGATTCAGGCTATAGGTTTTACACCCACCGATGCCCTGCATGTCCTTGGGGAATATACCGAATGGGATGTGGAAGCTGCAAGGATAGGGGCATATATACTTGGGAGGTCTCTGAAACTAAGCCCGGAGGCTTTTAGTGCTGAAGTAAAACGGAGGGTTGCACGCAACATTGCCGAAGACCTTATTGCATATTTGATAGAGGGAATGCCCAGAAACGAAATTTACAGAGTACTTATGGGAAAGAACTTTACACGCTTCAGCGTGGAAATTCCTGTTGTCCTTCTCGGGGGACCCGTCGGAGCATATGTTGAAGACCTGAGAAAACTGATTAATGCAGAGTTCATAGTTCCCGAACACGCTGATGTTGGCAATGCAGTTGGCGCCCTTGTTGGAAAAGGAATTAAAAGGGTTGAGATTCTCATAAAAACAAGACTTGTCCCCAAATCCAGGGAAGAAAAAACTGAAGATGAAGGGGAATACGACACAACTCCAGAGAATGAAGTTATAGAAAGTACCCTTCAACAGGAAAAGAAAAAAGAATTTATTGTGTTTTCCCCTTCAGAAAGGAAAAAATTTGACATATACAGCGCTGCCCTGGAATATGCAGAAAAGCTGGGAAGACAGCTTGTCATGGATTATATGGTAAGTGCAGGGCTTGAAAAAGAGGACATAAAGATAGATGTCAGCAGGAAGCACCTGGCACCCACAGGCTGGACAGACGTGCCTATGGAAACAAAACTTATCTATGTAGGAGTAGGTGTTCCGAAGAATACCCATGCAGTCTAA
- a CDS encoding cation diffusion facilitator family transporter, with the protein MKADNNLNKTRNISYTGLFFSLALTLFKLLVGLLGHSTALIADAVRSFSELIGESAKILDLFISSKPEDWSHNYGYGKIETLFKGAGACVLLFAGVQSFALASGELLMFIQGRETEAPEIFTLSAAVFTLLSKEIVPFINRRAKKQTGVIPFEINSYTRNAHIRSLFFSSFVILGIGCTFLPGKNWAIADSVIAVLLSLYILGTSGKLLYGATNELIEASLDEENNRKIGEIINRTEGVLGSSELKTRKIGNGIAINACITVNNSLNIQEVAEIADLVETRLKTAYGQGIYTLIKAEPALERNCSFQKNIRISEEGRNKIVV; encoded by the coding sequence ATGAAAGCGGACAACAATTTGAATAAAACCCGGAACATATCATATACAGGGCTATTTTTTAGTCTTGCATTAACTCTTTTTAAATTATTAGTAGGACTTTTAGGGCACAGCACAGCACTCATTGCAGATGCAGTCCGGTCCTTTTCAGAGTTAATAGGCGAATCCGCAAAGATTCTTGACCTTTTTATCTCTAGTAAACCAGAAGATTGGAGCCATAACTACGGGTATGGAAAAATTGAGACCCTCTTTAAGGGAGCAGGAGCATGTGTGCTCCTTTTTGCCGGGGTACAGTCATTTGCTCTAGCCTCAGGAGAGCTACTTATGTTTATACAGGGAAGAGAGACAGAAGCCCCTGAAATATTTACACTCTCTGCAGCTGTTTTTACTCTTCTATCAAAAGAAATTGTTCCTTTTATTAACAGGAGAGCCAAGAAGCAAACTGGGGTGATTCCATTCGAAATTAACTCCTATACCAGAAATGCCCATATTAGAAGTTTATTTTTTTCCAGTTTTGTTATCCTGGGCATAGGATGTACGTTTCTCCCCGGAAAAAACTGGGCTATAGCTGATTCTGTTATTGCAGTTCTTTTAAGCCTTTACATTCTCGGAACTTCGGGCAAACTCCTCTATGGTGCTACCAACGAGCTCATAGAAGCTTCCCTTGATGAAGAAAATAATAGGAAGATTGGAGAGATAATAAACAGAACCGAAGGAGTACTGGGTTCTAGCGAGCTTAAAACGCGGAAAATCGGAAATGGGATAGCAATCAATGCCTGTATTACTGTAAATAACTCTCTGAACATTCAGGAAGTTGCAGAGATTGCAGACCTGGTGGAAACGAGACTGAAAACAGCCTACGGGCAAGGGATATACACCCTTATAAAGGCAGAGCCCGCCCTTGAAAGAAATTGTTCATTCCAGAAAAATATAAGAATCTCTGAGGAAGGGAGAAATAAGATAGTAGTATAA
- a CDS encoding acetate uptake transporter — translation MSENVGTSTIIVDKTANAAPLGFTGLGLAAVLLSLSYIGVYPMESMIVSMAIFLGGFAQVFAGIMCWKKGDIFAGTAFSAFGLFWFSLAGLIIMPAIGWAEASSGIAMAAYLSVWGMYTFVMLIITMKIGVRALQFVFATLFILFMLLAVVNATGSTGLLVVAGYVGLIMGLGSLYTALAMVMNEIHGKTVAPL, via the coding sequence ATGAGCGAAAACGTAGGAACTTCTACCATAATAGTCGACAAAACTGCAAATGCTGCTCCTCTTGGCTTTACCGGCCTAGGCCTCGCTGCAGTTCTGTTGAGTCTGAGCTACATAGGCGTATACCCTATGGAGTCAATGATTGTCTCCATGGCAATATTCCTGGGAGGATTTGCCCAGGTGTTTGCAGGAATCATGTGCTGGAAGAAAGGAGATATTTTTGCAGGAACTGCATTTTCAGCATTTGGCCTTTTCTGGTTCTCACTAGCCGGACTGATTATAATGCCTGCAATAGGCTGGGCTGAAGCCTCTTCTGGAATCGCTATGGCCGCATATCTTTCTGTCTGGGGTATGTACACCTTTGTTATGTTAATCATTACAATGAAGATAGGAGTCAGAGCCCTTCAGTTTGTATTTGCAACATTATTTATATTATTTATGCTGCTGGCCGTTGTAAACGCAACCGGAAGTACCGGGCTGCTTGTAGTGGCTGGATATGTCGGACTTATTATGGGTCTTGGATCTCTGTATACGGCTCTTGCCATGGTAATGAATGAAATTCATGGAAAGACAGTTGCTCCACTCTGA
- the mtaB gene encoding methanol--corrinoid protein co-methyltransferase MtaB gives MVKKYTSMAYAKADDMLFGNAKFPVKAGLGLEIGAGFTTPEINYAPRPQAGKSKDKLIKEYERITTDVMARMVQIGAPSIVLETEHVEQMSNNPEWGGAVAHAQKTIMEEYHDEYGIKCALRHTIGDIREDRDYLQLRGDKYSVFLEAFEECAKNGADLLSVESMGGKEVFDYSILRNDTAGILFGIGVLGSMDMEMIWTDIAKITKKTGTVAAGDTDCAQANTAMFIAGGLLDKNLAHTTAIVARAISAGRTLCGFEAGATGPGKDCGYENTIIKSISGVPIAQEGKSSTCAHSDLMGNVTMQCCDLWSNESVEYHGEFGGTTVQCWSESLAYDCAMMNTSLKLGKGKDLRDILALSDKYRDPQGYVVSYENAYKVGQAIAKDGNNNYLRAKNAAIESCNIVEEGINSGKLRLTRFETNALAKVKADLVALTDDADKFMSESLTKYKQEVGVFRLENYGL, from the coding sequence ATGGTAAAAAAATACACTTCAATGGCTTACGCTAAAGCAGATGACATGCTTTTCGGAAACGCAAAGTTCCCGGTAAAGGCAGGCCTTGGCCTTGAGATCGGTGCTGGATTCACAACCCCTGAAATTAACTACGCCCCAAGACCTCAGGCAGGCAAGTCAAAAGACAAACTCATTAAGGAATATGAAAGGATTACCACCGATGTAATGGCAAGAATGGTCCAGATCGGTGCTCCTTCCATAGTACTCGAAACCGAACACGTCGAACAGATGTCCAACAACCCCGAATGGGGAGGTGCTGTTGCACATGCCCAGAAGACCATCATGGAAGAATACCACGATGAATACGGCATAAAGTGCGCACTCCGCCACACAATCGGTGACATCCGCGAAGACCGTGACTACCTCCAGCTCAGAGGAGACAAGTACTCAGTTTTCCTCGAAGCCTTTGAAGAGTGTGCCAAGAACGGCGCTGACCTGCTTTCCGTAGAGAGCATGGGTGGTAAGGAAGTATTCGACTACTCCATTCTCAGAAACGACACTGCAGGTATCCTCTTCGGTATCGGTGTACTCGGCTCCATGGACATGGAAATGATCTGGACCGACATTGCAAAGATTACCAAGAAAACAGGTACTGTTGCAGCCGGTGACACAGACTGTGCCCAGGCAAACACTGCAATGTTCATCGCAGGCGGTCTGCTTGACAAGAACCTTGCCCACACAACTGCAATCGTTGCAAGAGCAATCTCTGCAGGAAGGACCCTCTGTGGATTTGAAGCAGGTGCAACTGGCCCTGGAAAGGACTGCGGATACGAAAACACCATCATCAAATCCATCTCTGGTGTGCCAATTGCTCAGGAAGGTAAGTCCTCAACCTGTGCCCACTCTGACCTGATGGGTAACGTGACCATGCAGTGCTGTGACCTCTGGTCCAACGAATCCGTTGAATACCACGGTGAATTCGGTGGTACCACTGTTCAGTGCTGGTCCGAGTCCCTTGCATACGACTGTGCAATGATGAACACCTCTCTGAAACTCGGAAAGGGGAAGGACCTCAGGGACATCCTCGCACTCTCTGACAAATACAGAGACCCACAGGGATATGTTGTCTCCTATGAAAATGCCTACAAGGTAGGACAGGCAATTGCAAAGGACGGAAACAACAACTATCTCCGTGCCAAGAATGCTGCAATTGAGAGCTGCAACATTGTAGAAGAAGGCATCAACTCCGGCAAGCTCAGACTTACAAGGTTCGAAACCAATGCTCTTGCAAAGGTTAAAGCTGACCTTGTGGCTCTTACCGATGATGCTGACAAGTTCATGAGTGAAAGCCTGACAAAATACAAACAGGAAGTTGGAGTTTTCAGACTTGAAAACTACGGGCTCTAA
- the mtaC gene encoding methanol--corrinoid protein MtaC, with the protein MLDLKLEDIDGILVRYNVALEKEMTPDEAAEELYPKDELIYPIAKSIYEGEEDDVVDGLKAAIAAGKKPIDLINDALMVGMGVVSKLYDDGIIFLPNVMMSADAMLNGIEFCKSQTTDVPEPKGTVVCHVAEGDVHDIGKNIVAALLRAAGYDVTDLGRDVPVDEVIEAVVKDKPIMLTGTALMTTTMYAFKEINDKLLEKGLKLPFACGGGAVNQDFVAQYDLGVYGEEASDAVKIADAILASGNDIEKLRAEFHKH; encoded by the coding sequence ATGTTGGATTTGAAACTGGAAGACATCGATGGCATATTAGTACGCTACAACGTCGCCCTCGAAAAGGAAATGACTCCTGACGAAGCGGCAGAAGAGCTTTACCCGAAGGATGAACTCATCTACCCGATTGCAAAATCAATCTACGAAGGAGAAGAAGACGACGTAGTTGACGGCCTCAAAGCCGCAATCGCTGCAGGCAAAAAGCCAATCGACCTTATCAATGATGCTCTGATGGTAGGCATGGGTGTTGTATCCAAGCTCTACGACGATGGTATCATTTTCCTCCCTAATGTTATGATGTCTGCTGACGCAATGCTGAATGGTATTGAATTCTGCAAATCCCAGACCACCGATGTACCCGAACCCAAGGGCACTGTTGTCTGCCATGTTGCAGAAGGTGACGTGCACGACATCGGAAAGAACATTGTTGCTGCCCTTCTGAGAGCAGCCGGCTATGATGTAACTGACCTGGGCAGAGATGTCCCTGTTGACGAAGTCATTGAGGCTGTTGTAAAAGATAAACCAATTATGCTTACAGGTACTGCTCTCATGACAACCACCATGTATGCATTCAAGGAAATCAATGACAAGCTCCTTGAAAAGGGATTAAAACTGCCCTTTGCATGTGGTGGCGGTGCTGTAAACCAGGACTTCGTTGCACAGTATGACCTCGGAGTTTATGGTGAAGAAGCTTCAGACGCAGTAAAGATTGCTGATGCAATCCTTGCCAGTGGGAACGACATAGAGAAGTTAAGAGCAGAATTCCACAAGCACTAA
- a CDS encoding GTP-binding protein: MKCMIIGGFLGSGKTTTIRKLIEYLGAQGQRIAIIVNEIGEIGIDGDTISDGGVETREITNGCVCCTLRISMEYTIKNLIASYRPDTIIIEPTGIAFPRQIKSNIESMGIPEMRFTPIVNLVDPCRLGSDEGDLQNFVKNQIEDAEVLGINKVDLIGQEKLLETCLLLRKVNPKARIVHFSARQGGEALDKLFSLIGRNSQNKTINEARNSVEMSGVSAYSTEFEIISQEIPLETSVSVSGQILDGIRNRVTELNPEFTGHIKLSFTHKEDFVKGSVTSAYEKPEIEILKKESNSRSRIKILSAVTSVSREELIKTVDTTVTGQLENRQISYIKVEKNDNVSRQSTIGPFQQKYF; this comes from the coding sequence ATGAAGTGTATGATAATAGGCGGCTTCCTCGGAAGCGGCAAGACTACTACAATAAGAAAACTGATCGAATACCTTGGAGCACAGGGGCAAAGAATAGCAATTATTGTCAACGAGATAGGAGAAATAGGGATAGACGGGGACACCATCTCGGATGGGGGAGTGGAAACCAGAGAAATTACAAACGGATGCGTTTGCTGCACCCTCAGGATCAGTATGGAGTACACCATAAAAAACCTAATAGCTTCCTACCGTCCGGATACTATTATTATAGAGCCTACAGGGATAGCCTTTCCAAGACAGATTAAAAGTAATATAGAAAGCATGGGTATCCCGGAGATGAGATTCACTCCTATAGTAAATCTCGTGGACCCCTGCCGCCTGGGCTCGGATGAAGGAGATCTGCAGAATTTTGTGAAAAATCAGATCGAAGATGCCGAGGTTCTGGGCATCAACAAAGTTGACCTCATAGGGCAGGAAAAACTTCTGGAGACCTGCCTGCTTCTCCGCAAAGTGAACCCAAAAGCGCGGATAGTTCATTTCTCAGCCAGACAGGGAGGAGAAGCCCTGGATAAACTATTCAGTCTGATTGGGAGAAACAGCCAGAATAAAACAATTAATGAAGCAAGAAACTCAGTTGAAATGTCTGGAGTTTCAGCTTATTCAACAGAGTTCGAGATTATTTCACAGGAAATACCTCTTGAAACATCGGTTTCTGTTTCCGGGCAGATCCTGGACGGCATAAGAAATAGAGTAACGGAACTGAACCCTGAATTTACAGGACATATCAAACTTTCCTTTACACACAAAGAGGATTTTGTAAAGGGAAGTGTGACTTCAGCATATGAAAAACCCGAAATTGAAATCCTAAAAAAAGAGAGCAATTCCCGATCAAGGATTAAGATACTCTCTGCGGTAACATCCGTATCCAGGGAAGAACTTATCAAAACTGTAGACACGACGGTAACTGGACAGCTGGAAAACAGACAAATTTCATATATAAAGGTGGAAAAAAACGACAACGTCTCCCGCCAGAGCACAATAGGTCCCTTTCAACAGAAGTACTTTTGA
- a CDS encoding TCP-1/cpn60 chaperonin family protein, with the protein MLKSFQDPAVLIINYDLKRKSGYLNPQHNLKMDSVQTSLLFEEKKKQMCGEIARKIIDSGANVLFCEGDIDPYIETLLRDNGILAFKKLKMKDLEKLAEATGTTLKVFQDEIHPRDLGKADSIKLEKKNGENFVFITVKEKAIATILIWEPVKYGLDKVEEAIDDALNNAAFLMKNREIVNGGGAIEFELAHMVRLFAATQTGKKQLAVQAYAEALEKIPTILARNMGMNAIDAVAQMRNSYSRGIEARIDLSRKVTDKGPEVYDSATVKKLAIIAGTETAKNVLRIDEIVPKR; encoded by the coding sequence ATGCTGAAAAGTTTTCAGGACCCTGCAGTCCTTATCATAAATTATGACCTCAAGAGAAAAAGCGGATACCTAAATCCCCAGCATAACCTCAAAATGGATTCTGTACAGACTTCCTTACTTTTTGAGGAGAAAAAAAAGCAGATGTGCGGGGAAATTGCCCGAAAGATCATTGATTCGGGTGCAAATGTCCTCTTCTGTGAAGGAGATATAGACCCTTATATAGAAACCCTGCTCCGGGACAATGGGATCCTGGCTTTCAAGAAGCTGAAGATGAAAGACCTTGAGAAGCTTGCAGAAGCAACAGGTACAACCCTGAAAGTCTTTCAGGATGAGATTCACCCCCGTGACCTTGGAAAAGCAGACAGCATAAAGCTTGAAAAGAAAAACGGGGAAAACTTTGTTTTCATCACCGTGAAAGAGAAAGCAATAGCCACCATCCTGATATGGGAACCTGTTAAATACGGGCTTGACAAGGTAGAAGAAGCGATAGACGATGCCCTGAATAATGCGGCATTCCTTATGAAAAATAGGGAAATCGTGAATGGAGGAGGGGCAATAGAGTTTGAACTGGCACATATGGTCAGGCTGTTTGCAGCAACACAGACCGGAAAGAAGCAACTTGCAGTTCAGGCGTATGCAGAAGCCCTCGAAAAGATCCCCACGATTCTTGCCAGAAATATGGGAATGAATGCAATTGATGCAGTGGCGCAGATGAGGAATTCATATTCAAGAGGAATAGAAGCCAGGATAGACCTCTCACGAAAGGTAACTGATAAGGGGCCGGAAGTCTACGATTCGGCAACTGTTAAAAAACTTGCCATAATAGCAGGCACGGAGACGGCAAAAAACGTGCTCAGGATTGATGAGATAGTCCCGAAGAGATAA
- a CDS encoding TCP-1/cpn60 chaperonin family protein, which yields MASELKTQGNMSPESQDGMAKLARTIRDKILIDEPVKEERLIDQLERAAIEIDELLGSSLGPKGMNKIIVNPVGDIFVTNDGKVILKEMDVLHPIVTSLKKLAESIDKACGDGTKTAVIFASNLIKNAVRLIRAGVHPTIIIEGYELAMQKAYEMLQYSIKQASEEDIRTTIMCSATGKGIERQQAEAVTDIVLQVIKHLSEKQAGRLDLNRNIKILKKERWVGNRCNRRPDS from the coding sequence ATGGCAAGCGAGCTAAAAACACAGGGCAACATGAGCCCGGAAAGCCAGGACGGAATGGCAAAACTGGCCCGGACGATAAGGGACAAGATTCTCATCGACGAGCCGGTAAAAGAAGAAAGGCTTATCGACCAGCTTGAAAGGGCAGCCATAGAGATTGACGAGCTGTTGGGCTCATCCCTTGGGCCAAAGGGGATGAACAAAATAATAGTAAACCCTGTGGGGGATATTTTCGTTACGAACGACGGGAAAGTCATCTTAAAGGAAATGGATGTACTTCACCCGATCGTAACGTCCCTTAAAAAGCTTGCCGAATCAATAGATAAAGCCTGCGGAGACGGCACAAAAACGGCTGTGATTTTTGCAAGCAACCTGATTAAAAACGCGGTAAGACTTATCAGGGCAGGGGTTCATCCGACAATCATTATAGAAGGATACGAACTTGCCATGCAAAAAGCGTATGAGATGCTGCAGTACAGCATAAAGCAGGCCTCAGAAGAGGATATACGCACAACAATAATGTGCTCGGCAACGGGAAAAGGAATTGAAAGGCAGCAGGCAGAAGCTGTTACGGACATCGTACTTCAAGTAATAAAGCACCTGAGCGAAAAGCAGGCAGGAAGACTCGACCTGAACAGGAACATCAAAATCCTAAAAAAAGAAAGGTGGGTCGGAAATCGTTGCAATAGAAGGCCTGATTCTTGA